A region from the Panthera uncia isolate 11264 chromosome D3 unlocalized genomic scaffold, Puncia_PCG_1.0 HiC_scaffold_8, whole genome shotgun sequence genome encodes:
- the CLDN5 gene encoding claudin-5, whose translation MGSAALEILGLVLCLVGWVGLILACGLPMWQVTAFLDHNIVTAQTTWKGLWMSCVVQSTGHMQCKVYDSVLALSTEVQAARALTVGAVLLALVALFVTLAGAQCTTCVAPGPAKARVALTGGALYALCGLLALVPLCWFANIVVREFYDPTVPMSQKYELGAALYIGWAASALLMCGGGLVCCGAWVCAGRPDFSFPVKYSAPRRPTASGDYDKKNYV comes from the coding sequence ATGGGGTCGGCCGCGCTGGAGATCCTCGGCCTGGTGCTGTGCCTGGTGGGCTGGGTGGGCCTGATCCTGGCGTGCGGGCTGCCCATGTGGCAGGTGACTGCCTTCCTGGACCACAACATCGTGACGGCGCAGACCACCTGGAAGGGGCTGTGGATGTCGTGCGTGGTGCAGAGCACCGGGCACATGCAATGCAAGGTGTACGATTCGGTGCTGGCGCTGAGCACCGAGGTGCAGGCGGCGCGGGCGCTCACCGTGGGCGCCGTGTTGCTGGCGCTTGTCGCGCTTTTCGTGACCCTGGCGGGCGCGCAGTGCACTACCTGCGTGGCCCCAGGCCCGGCCAAAGCGCGCGTGGCCCTCACAGGCGGCGCGCTCTACGCGCTCTGCGGGCTGCTGGCGCTCGTTCCGCTCTGCTGGTTCGCCAAtatcgtggtccgtgagttctacGACCCGACCGTGCCCATGTCGCAGAAGTACGAACTGGGCGCGGCGCTGTACATTGGTTGGGCCGCTTCGGCGCTGCTCATGTGCGGCGGCGGCCTAGTGTGCTGCGGCGCCTGGGTCTGCGCTGGCCGCCCCGACTTCAGCTTCCCGGTCAAGTACTCCGCTCCGCGGCGGCCCACGGCCAGCGGCGACTATGACAAGAAGAACTACGTCTGA